The following are encoded in a window of Streptomyces sp. SAT1 genomic DNA:
- a CDS encoding lipase maturation factor family protein: protein MGWFTAPDYWLGRLVFQRALAAVYLVAFLTAALQFRALLGERGMLPIPRFVARVPFRRAPSLFHLRYSDGLFAAVAWGGCAVSAALLAGADAWLPLWGALLLWLVPWALYLSIVNVGQTWYGFGWESLLLETGFLAVFLGNDEVAPPVVVLFLLRWILFRVEFGAGLIKLRGDPCWRNLTCLYYHHETQPMPGPLSWFFHRLPAPLHKAETAANHLTQLVVPFLLFTPQPVATAAAALMILTQLWLVASGNFAWLNWITVVLALSAVRWPGGPPPAVAAPPLWYEVLVLAVAALLVLLSHRPVLNMISRRQVMNRSFDPLHLVNTYGAFGTVGRIRHEVVIEGTLDEVPREDSDWREYEFRGKPGDVRHWPRQFAPYHLRLDWMMWFAALSPAYAGPWFGALVERLLENDRDTLRLLRRSPFPRDRPPRFVRARLFRYRYTTWPELRATGACWDRTFVREFLAPTRLAGAARDD from the coding sequence GTGGGATGGTTCACCGCACCCGACTACTGGCTCGGCCGGCTGGTGTTCCAGCGGGCGCTGGCCGCCGTCTACCTCGTGGCGTTCCTGACGGCGGCCCTCCAGTTCCGGGCGCTGCTGGGCGAGCGCGGGATGCTGCCGATCCCCCGGTTCGTGGCGCGGGTGCCGTTCCGGCGGGCGCCGAGCCTGTTCCACCTGCGCTACTCGGACGGGCTCTTCGCGGCGGTCGCCTGGGGCGGGTGCGCGGTGTCGGCGGCGCTGCTGGCGGGGGCGGACGCGTGGCTTCCGCTGTGGGGCGCGCTGCTGCTGTGGCTGGTGCCGTGGGCGCTGTACCTGTCGATCGTGAACGTCGGGCAGACCTGGTACGGCTTCGGCTGGGAGTCGCTGCTGCTGGAGACCGGGTTCCTCGCGGTGTTCCTGGGCAACGACGAGGTGGCTCCGCCGGTCGTCGTGCTGTTCCTGCTGCGCTGGATCCTCTTCCGGGTGGAGTTCGGCGCGGGGCTGATCAAGCTGCGCGGCGACCCGTGCTGGCGGAACCTGACCTGCCTGTACTACCACCACGAGACCCAGCCGATGCCGGGCCCGCTGAGCTGGTTCTTCCACCGGCTGCCCGCGCCGCTGCACAAGGCGGAGACGGCCGCGAACCACCTCACGCAACTGGTGGTGCCATTCCTGCTGTTCACCCCGCAGCCGGTCGCCACGGCCGCCGCGGCGCTGATGATCCTCACCCAGCTGTGGCTGGTGGCCTCGGGCAACTTCGCCTGGCTGAACTGGATCACCGTCGTGCTCGCCCTGTCCGCGGTCCGCTGGCCGGGCGGCCCGCCGCCCGCCGTGGCCGCGCCCCCGCTGTGGTACGAGGTGCTGGTCCTGGCCGTGGCCGCGCTGCTGGTCCTCCTCAGCCACCGCCCGGTGCTGAACATGATCTCCCGCCGCCAGGTCATGAACCGCTCGTTCGACCCGCTGCACCTGGTCAACACCTACGGCGCGTTCGGCACCGTCGGCCGGATCCGGCACGAGGTGGTGATCGAGGGCACCCTCGACGAGGTGCCGCGCGAGGACTCCGACTGGCGGGAGTACGAGTTCAGGGGCAAGCCCGGGGACGTACGGCACTGGCCCCGGCAGTTCGCCCCGTACCATCTGCGCCTGGACTGGATGATGTGGTTCGCCGCGCTGTCCCCGGCGTACGCCGGGCCGTGGTTCGGCGCGCTGGTGGAACGGCTCCTGGAGAACGACCGCGACACATTGCGGCTGCTGCGCCGCTCGCCGTTCCCGCGCGACCGGCCGCCGCGCTTCGTCCGCGCCCGGCTGTTCCGCTACCGCTACACGACCTGGCCGGAGCTGCGCGCCACCGGGGCCTGCTGGGACCGGACTTTCGTACGGGAGTTCCTTGCGCCGACCCGGCTGGCGGGAGCGGCGCGGGATGACTGA
- a CDS encoding aldo/keto reductase: MTALGATGVEIGPLGFGTAALGNLYTEVGEDQAHEAVTAAWDAGIRYFDTAPHYGLGLAERRLGAALRTRPRTEYTLSTKVGRRLEPADRTGDGTGDGTGDDLAAGFAVPATHRRVWDFTADGIRRTLESSLDRLGLDRVDIAYLHDPDDHAEAAFREGYPALERLRAEGLVGAIGAGMNQSALLTRFVHDTDVDVVLCAGRHTLLDHSALTDLLPAALARGVSVVVGGAFNSGLLADPRPGATYDYTQAPPALLERALRLRETARAHGVTLRAAALSHCAAHPAVASVLIGARSAAEVRDCAEQYAVPVPASFWRELRERGLLPREEPV; the protein is encoded by the coding sequence GTGACGGCCCTGGGCGCGACCGGCGTCGAGATCGGCCCCCTCGGCTTCGGCACCGCCGCCCTCGGCAACCTGTACACCGAGGTCGGCGAGGACCAGGCGCACGAGGCGGTCACCGCCGCCTGGGACGCGGGCATCCGCTACTTCGACACCGCGCCCCACTACGGGCTCGGCCTGGCCGAACGCCGGCTGGGCGCCGCCCTGCGCACCCGCCCCAGGACGGAGTACACCCTGTCCACCAAGGTGGGCCGCCGCCTGGAGCCCGCCGACCGCACCGGCGACGGCACCGGCGACGGCACCGGCGACGATCTCGCCGCCGGATTCGCGGTGCCCGCCACCCACCGCCGCGTCTGGGACTTCACCGCCGACGGCATCCGGCGCACCCTGGAGTCCAGCCTGGACCGCCTCGGCCTCGACCGCGTCGACATCGCCTATCTCCACGACCCCGACGACCACGCCGAAGCGGCCTTCCGCGAGGGCTACCCGGCCCTGGAGCGACTGCGCGCCGAGGGCCTGGTCGGCGCGATCGGCGCCGGGATGAACCAGAGCGCGCTGCTGACCCGCTTCGTCCACGACACCGATGTCGACGTGGTGCTGTGCGCGGGCCGCCACACCCTCCTCGACCACAGCGCCCTGACCGACCTGCTGCCCGCCGCCCTGGCCCGCGGGGTCTCCGTGGTCGTCGGCGGTGCCTTCAACTCCGGTCTGCTCGCCGATCCGCGGCCGGGCGCCACGTACGACTACACCCAGGCGCCGCCCGCGCTGCTGGAGCGGGCCCTGCGCCTGCGGGAGACCGCCCGCGCGCACGGCGTCACCCTGCGCGCCGCCGCCCTGTCCCACTGCGCCGCCCACCCGGCCGTGGCCAGTGTGCTGATCGGCGCCCGCTCGGCCGCCGAGGTGCGCGACTGCGCCGAGCAGTACGCCGTCCCCGTCCCCGCGTCCTTCTGGCGGGAACTGCGCGAGAGGGGCCTGCTGCCGAGAGAGGAGCCCGTATGA
- a CDS encoding amidohydrolase family protein: MTVDAHHHVWDLSVRDQDWITGPALRPLRRDFTLADLAPEARAAGIERTVLVQTVTVPEETPELLALAEAHELIAGVVGWTDLTRADIADELERLRALPGGRCLKGVRHQVQGEADPRWLLRPEVRRGLAAVADAGLVYDLVVVPRQLPACAEAAARHPGLTFVLDHLGKPPAATGGTEPWASGVRALAALPNTVCKLSGLVTEADPATWTAAGLRPYADTVLDAFGPDRLMFGSDWPVCTLAASYAEVLATARELTAGLGAHERTAVFTRTADRVYGLAQSSS, from the coding sequence GTGACCGTCGACGCCCATCACCACGTATGGGACCTGTCCGTCCGCGACCAGGACTGGATCACCGGTCCGGCGCTGCGCCCGCTGCGCCGCGACTTCACCCTCGCCGACCTGGCCCCGGAGGCCCGCGCCGCCGGGATCGAGCGCACCGTCCTCGTCCAGACCGTCACCGTGCCCGAGGAGACCCCGGAGCTGCTGGCCCTGGCCGAGGCGCACGAGCTGATCGCGGGCGTCGTCGGCTGGACGGACCTCACCCGGGCCGACATCGCGGACGAACTGGAGCGGCTGCGCGCCCTGCCCGGCGGCCGGTGCCTCAAGGGCGTCCGCCACCAGGTCCAGGGCGAGGCCGACCCCCGCTGGCTGCTGCGCCCCGAGGTGCGCCGGGGCCTGGCCGCCGTCGCCGACGCGGGCCTGGTGTACGACCTGGTCGTCGTCCCCCGCCAGCTCCCCGCCTGCGCCGAGGCGGCGGCCCGCCACCCCGGCCTCACCTTCGTCCTGGACCACCTGGGCAAACCGCCCGCCGCCACCGGCGGCACCGAGCCCTGGGCGAGCGGCGTCCGGGCGCTCGCCGCCCTGCCCAACACCGTCTGCAAGCTGTCGGGCCTGGTCACGGAGGCCGACCCGGCCACGTGGACCGCGGCGGGACTGCGCCCCTACGCGGACACGGTGCTGGACGCCTTCGGACCGGACCGGCTGATGTTCGGCTCGGACTGGCCGGTGTGCACCCTGGCCGCCTCCTACGCCGAGGTCCTGGCCACCGCGCGGGAGCTGACCGCCGGACTCGGCGCGCACGAGCGCACGGCGGTCTTCACCCGGACGGCCGACCGCGTCTACGGGCTGGCTCAGTCCAGCTCGTAG
- a CDS encoding ABC transporter permease has translation MADTETAAPLAPPHPAGAGPARAVLLRRARELALVPALLLLMVLGAVVNDSFLTERNLISVLGSSAALAMVVLAESLVLITGKFDLSLESVVGIAPAVGALLVLPAAQSGWGTELAAPLALPAILVAGAVVGAFNGILVVTLKLNAFIVTLAMLIVLRGVLVGATKGKTLFGMPDSFSSLATTTFLTVPLSVWLAAVAFAVTGLVLRHHRVGRALYAIGGNADAARAAGIRVERVMLGVFVVAGVLASVGGIMQTGYVGAISANQGQNMIFTVFAAAVIGGISLDGGRGTMFGALTGVLLLGVVQNLLTLAQVPSFWIQAIYGGIILVALMIARVTTGRAQD, from the coding sequence ATGGCTGACACCGAGACGGCCGCGCCGCTCGCCCCACCGCACCCGGCCGGCGCGGGCCCGGCCAGGGCCGTCCTGCTGCGCCGCGCCCGCGAACTCGCCCTCGTCCCGGCCCTGTTGCTGCTCATGGTGCTCGGCGCGGTCGTCAACGACTCGTTCCTCACCGAACGCAACCTGATCTCCGTCCTCGGCTCGTCCGCCGCCCTCGCCATGGTGGTGCTCGCCGAGTCGCTGGTGCTGATCACCGGCAAGTTCGACCTGTCCCTGGAATCGGTCGTGGGCATCGCACCCGCCGTCGGCGCCCTGCTCGTCCTGCCCGCCGCCCAGTCCGGCTGGGGCACCGAACTGGCCGCCCCGCTCGCCCTGCCGGCGATCCTGGTCGCCGGAGCGGTGGTCGGCGCCTTCAACGGCATCCTGGTCGTCACCCTCAAGCTCAACGCGTTCATCGTGACCCTGGCCATGCTCATCGTGCTGCGCGGAGTGCTGGTCGGCGCCACCAAGGGCAAGACGCTGTTCGGCATGCCCGACAGCTTCTCCTCGCTGGCCACCACCACCTTCCTCACCGTCCCCCTGTCGGTGTGGCTGGCCGCCGTCGCCTTCGCCGTCACCGGCCTGGTCCTGCGCCACCACCGCGTGGGCCGCGCCCTGTACGCCATCGGCGGCAACGCCGACGCCGCGCGCGCGGCCGGGATCCGCGTCGAGCGCGTGATGCTCGGCGTGTTCGTCGTCGCCGGTGTCCTCGCCTCCGTCGGCGGCATCATGCAGACCGGCTACGTCGGCGCGATCAGCGCCAACCAGGGCCAGAACATGATCTTCACGGTGTTCGCGGCGGCGGTCATCGGCGGCATCAGCCTCGACGGCGGCCGGGGCACCATGTTCGGCGCGCTCACCGGCGTCCTGCTGCTCGGCGTGGTGCAGAACCTGCTCACCCTCGCCCAGGTGCCGTCGTTCTGGATCCAAGCCATCTACGGCGGGATCATCCTGGTCGCCCTCATGATCGCCCGCGTGACGACGGGCCGCGCCCAGGACTGA
- a CDS encoding SDR family NAD(P)-dependent oxidoreductase, with protein sequence MNDFDGLRALVTGGASGIGRATADLLAGRGAHVAVLDLDPSAVDKPLYAFRADVTDDVLVRTAVEAAADTLGGVDILVNNAGIGAQGTVEDNDDAEWHRVLDVNVLGIVRTTRAALPHLRASDHAAVVNTCSIAATAGLPQRALYSASKGAVLSLTLAMAADHIREGIRVNCVNPGTVDTPWVGRLLDSAPDPAAERAALQARQPTGRLVTAAEVAAAIAYLAGPHSGATTGTALAVDGGMQGLRLRPAAR encoded by the coding sequence ATGAACGACTTCGACGGACTGAGGGCCCTGGTGACGGGTGGCGCCTCCGGCATCGGCCGGGCCACCGCCGACCTCCTGGCCGGGCGGGGCGCCCATGTCGCGGTGCTGGACCTGGACCCCTCGGCCGTGGACAAGCCCCTGTACGCCTTCCGTGCCGACGTGACCGACGACGTCCTGGTGCGCACCGCCGTCGAGGCGGCCGCCGACACCCTCGGCGGAGTCGACATCCTCGTCAACAACGCGGGCATCGGCGCCCAGGGCACCGTCGAGGACAACGACGACGCCGAGTGGCACCGCGTCCTGGACGTCAACGTCCTCGGCATCGTCCGCACCACCCGCGCCGCCCTGCCGCACCTGCGCGCCTCCGACCACGCGGCCGTCGTCAACACCTGTTCGATAGCGGCCACCGCCGGCCTCCCGCAGCGCGCCCTCTACAGCGCCAGCAAGGGCGCCGTCCTCTCCCTCACCCTCGCCATGGCCGCCGACCACATCCGCGAGGGCATCCGCGTCAACTGCGTCAACCCGGGCACCGTGGACACCCCCTGGGTCGGCCGGCTGCTGGACTCCGCCCCCGACCCGGCCGCCGAACGCGCCGCCCTCCAGGCCCGCCAGCCCACCGGCCGCCTGGTCACCGCCGCCGAGGTCGCCGCCGCCATCGCCTATCTGGCGGGCCCGCACTCCGGCGCCACCACCGGCACCGCGCTCGCGGTCGACGGCGGCATGCAGGGCCTGCGGCTGCGTCCGGCGGCCCGGTGA
- a CDS encoding sugar ABC transporter substrate-binding protein, whose translation MAGTQARNGRQGRRLHGRRFPAAAVRAAAVAACGALALTACGSTKDGGAAGAGSGGSGKVGVVLPLLTSPFWQSYNDYVPKMAASQGVDALKTVNSNSDPSQQITDINNELNQGVEGLVVAPLDSAAVQAGLDQAERKGVPVVAVDVAPDKGKVAMVVRADNIAYGEKACRYLGAHLDSGKVVQIMGDLASVNGRERSEAFRACVRKNFPKLKVLEIPAKWESDTAAARLDTLLNANPDLKGIYLQAGGVYLAPTLQTLKSKNLLKKAGTAGHIAIVSNDGIPQEFDAIRKGEIDATVSQPADAYAKYGLYYVKAAMQGKTFAPGPTDHGSTIVKLPNGVLEDQLPAPLVTKENVDDRALWGNTVR comes from the coding sequence ATGGCCGGCACACAAGCGCGGAACGGACGGCAAGGCAGGCGGCTGCACGGCAGGCGGTTCCCGGCGGCGGCGGTGCGCGCGGCGGCCGTCGCCGCCTGCGGCGCGCTGGCGCTGACGGCCTGCGGCAGCACCAAGGACGGCGGCGCGGCCGGCGCTGGGAGCGGCGGCAGCGGCAAGGTCGGTGTCGTCCTGCCCCTGCTGACCTCGCCGTTCTGGCAGTCCTACAACGACTACGTGCCCAAGATGGCCGCGTCCCAAGGCGTGGACGCGCTCAAGACGGTCAACTCCAACAGCGACCCCTCGCAGCAGATCACCGACATCAACAACGAGCTGAACCAGGGCGTCGAGGGCCTGGTCGTGGCCCCGCTGGACAGCGCCGCCGTCCAGGCCGGACTCGACCAGGCCGAACGCAAGGGCGTCCCCGTGGTCGCCGTCGACGTGGCACCCGACAAGGGCAAGGTCGCCATGGTCGTGCGCGCCGACAACATCGCGTACGGCGAGAAGGCCTGCCGGTACCTCGGCGCGCACCTCGACTCCGGCAAGGTCGTGCAGATCATGGGCGACCTCGCCTCCGTCAACGGCCGTGAGCGCTCGGAGGCGTTCCGCGCCTGCGTGCGGAAGAACTTCCCGAAGCTGAAGGTGCTGGAGATCCCCGCCAAGTGGGAGTCCGACACCGCCGCCGCCAGACTCGACACCCTGCTGAACGCCAACCCCGACCTCAAGGGCATCTACCTGCAGGCCGGCGGCGTCTACCTGGCGCCCACCCTGCAGACCCTGAAGTCCAAGAACCTGCTGAAGAAGGCCGGGACGGCCGGGCACATCGCCATCGTCTCCAACGACGGCATCCCGCAGGAGTTCGACGCCATCCGCAAGGGCGAGATCGACGCCACCGTCTCCCAGCCGGCCGACGCCTACGCCAAGTACGGCTTGTACTACGTCAAGGCGGCCATGCAGGGGAAGACGTTCGCGCCGGGCCCCACCGACCACGGCTCCACCATCGTGAAGCTGCCCAACGGAGTCCTGGAGGACCAGTTGCCCGCGCCCCTGGTCACCAAGGAGAACGTCGACGACCGGGCGCTGTGGGGCAACACGGTCCGATGA
- a CDS encoding sugar ABC transporter ATP-binding protein codes for MSAPDTAPLAEARGVTKRYGATVALADGRLTVHSGESHALVGRNGAGKSTLVTLLTGLQAPDAGEIRFDGASAPPLGDRDAWRRKVACVYQKPTAVPELTVAENLFINRQPTGRGGLISWRRLREEAAALLDAWDVRVDPGARTAELRVEDRQMVEIARALSLGARFIVLDEPTAQLDNREIERLFTRMRTLQDSGVTFLFISHHLQEVYEVCQTVTVLRDARWIITAPVADLPRSALVEAMAGESVTGGALSREPVAAHAPVVLAAHGLTSGAYRDIDLSVRGGEVVGLAGTSGSGKIELAESFAGLHTPTGGSAELDGRALPFGDVRAALTAGVGCVPRDRHDQGLVAQMTVGDNTTLSVLDRLGRFGFVGTGARRALAGDLVTRLGIRTEGPEQPVSDLSGGNAQKVVMARALARDPRLLVLINPTAGVDVKSKESLLARVDSAREDGTAVLVVSDELDDLRRCDRVLVLFHGRITAEHPAGWRDHELIASIEGVDHG; via the coding sequence ATGAGCGCCCCCGACACCGCCCCGCTGGCCGAGGCGCGGGGCGTCACCAAGCGCTACGGAGCCACCGTCGCCCTCGCCGACGGCCGTCTCACCGTGCACAGCGGCGAGTCCCACGCCCTCGTCGGCCGCAACGGCGCCGGCAAGTCCACCCTCGTCACCCTGCTCACCGGCCTCCAGGCCCCCGACGCGGGCGAGATCCGCTTCGACGGCGCGAGCGCGCCCCCGCTCGGCGACCGTGACGCCTGGCGCCGCAAGGTCGCCTGCGTCTACCAGAAGCCGACCGCCGTCCCCGAACTCACTGTCGCCGAGAACCTGTTCATCAACCGCCAGCCCACCGGACGCGGCGGCCTGATCAGCTGGCGGCGGCTGCGCGAGGAGGCCGCCGCGCTCCTGGACGCCTGGGACGTACGCGTCGACCCCGGCGCCCGCACAGCCGAACTCCGCGTCGAGGACCGGCAGATGGTCGAGATCGCGCGGGCCCTCAGCCTCGGCGCCCGGTTCATCGTCCTGGACGAACCCACCGCCCAGCTCGACAACCGGGAGATAGAGCGGCTGTTCACCCGGATGCGGACCCTCCAGGACTCCGGCGTCACCTTCCTGTTCATCTCCCACCACCTCCAGGAGGTGTACGAGGTCTGCCAGACCGTCACCGTGCTGCGCGACGCCCGCTGGATCATCACCGCCCCCGTCGCGGACCTGCCCCGCTCCGCCCTGGTGGAGGCCATGGCGGGGGAGTCGGTCACCGGCGGCGCCCTGAGCCGTGAGCCGGTCGCCGCCCACGCCCCCGTGGTGCTCGCCGCGCACGGCCTCACCTCCGGCGCGTACCGCGACATCGACCTGAGCGTGCGCGGCGGCGAGGTCGTCGGACTCGCCGGCACCAGCGGCAGCGGCAAGATCGAACTGGCCGAGTCCTTCGCCGGACTGCACACCCCCACCGGCGGCAGCGCCGAACTCGACGGCCGCGCCCTGCCGTTCGGCGACGTACGGGCCGCGCTGACGGCGGGCGTCGGCTGCGTCCCGCGCGACCGCCACGACCAGGGCCTGGTGGCCCAGATGACCGTCGGCGACAACACCACCCTCAGCGTCCTGGACCGGCTCGGCCGGTTCGGCTTCGTCGGCACCGGCGCCCGCCGCGCCCTCGCCGGTGACCTCGTCACCCGCCTCGGCATCCGCACCGAGGGCCCCGAGCAGCCGGTGTCCGACCTGTCGGGCGGCAACGCGCAGAAGGTCGTCATGGCCCGCGCCCTCGCCCGTGACCCGCGGCTGCTCGTCCTCATCAACCCCACCGCTGGCGTCGACGTGAAGTCCAAGGAATCCCTGCTGGCCCGCGTGGACAGCGCCCGCGAGGACGGCACCGCCGTGCTCGTCGTCTCCGACGAACTCGACGACCTGCGGCGCTGCGACCGCGTCCTCGTCCTCTTCCACGGCCGGATCACCGCCGAGCACCCGGCGGGCTGGCGCGACCACGAGTTGATCGCCTCCATCGAAGGAGTGGACCATGGCTGA
- a CDS encoding L-fuconate dehydratase, with protein MSPTPARVTAVDTHDIRFPTSRELDGSDAMNPGPDYSAAYVVLRTDAANGTDGTDGTDGAEGHGFTFTIGRGNDVQVAAVHALRHHVVGRSLDELCADPGSLFRDLVGDSQLRWLGPEKGVMHMAIGAVVNAVWDLAAKRAGKPLWRLLAEADPAWLVRQVDFRYLTDALTPDEALGLLRRGREGAGERTARLLAQGYPAYTTTPGWLGYDDAKLTRLAAQAVADGFTQIKLKVGADLADDVRRCRVARAVVGPGVRIAVDANQRWDVAEAIRWTRALAPYDPYWIEEPTSPDDVLGHAAIREAVAPVKVATGEHVHNRVVFKQMLQAGALDVLQIDAARVGGVNENLAILLLAAKYGVPVCPHAGGVGLCELVQHLSMFDYVALTGTTEDRVIEYVDHLHDHFLDPVVIRDGRYTAPSAPGFSAAMRPESIARYTFPGGTFWAADLAQQTQQKGHAA; from the coding sequence GTGTCCCCGACGCCCGCCCGTGTCACCGCGGTCGACACCCACGACATCCGCTTCCCCACCTCGCGCGAGCTGGACGGCTCCGACGCGATGAACCCGGGCCCCGACTACTCGGCCGCCTACGTCGTCCTGCGCACCGACGCGGCGAACGGCACAGATGGCACAGACGGCACGGACGGGGCCGAGGGCCATGGCTTCACCTTCACCATCGGGCGGGGCAACGACGTCCAGGTCGCCGCCGTCCACGCGCTGCGCCACCACGTGGTCGGACGGTCTCTCGACGAACTGTGCGCCGACCCCGGCTCGCTCTTCCGCGACCTCGTCGGCGACAGCCAACTGCGCTGGCTGGGGCCCGAGAAGGGCGTGATGCACATGGCGATCGGCGCGGTCGTCAACGCCGTGTGGGACCTCGCCGCCAAACGCGCGGGAAAGCCGCTGTGGCGGCTGCTCGCCGAGGCCGACCCGGCCTGGCTGGTGCGGCAGGTCGACTTCCGCTACCTCACCGACGCCCTCACCCCCGACGAGGCCCTCGGCCTGCTGCGCCGCGGCCGGGAGGGCGCCGGTGAGCGCACCGCCCGCCTCCTGGCGCAGGGCTACCCCGCCTACACCACGACCCCCGGCTGGCTCGGCTACGACGACGCCAAGCTGACCCGCCTCGCCGCCCAGGCCGTCGCCGACGGCTTCACCCAGATCAAGCTGAAGGTCGGCGCCGACCTCGCCGACGACGTACGCCGCTGCCGGGTGGCCCGCGCCGTCGTGGGACCCGGTGTGCGCATCGCGGTCGACGCCAACCAGCGCTGGGACGTGGCCGAGGCCATCCGCTGGACCCGGGCGCTCGCCCCCTACGACCCGTACTGGATCGAGGAGCCCACCAGTCCCGACGACGTCCTCGGCCACGCGGCCATCCGCGAGGCGGTGGCCCCGGTGAAGGTGGCCACCGGCGAACACGTGCACAACCGCGTCGTCTTCAAGCAGATGCTCCAGGCCGGTGCCCTGGACGTGCTCCAGATCGACGCGGCCCGCGTCGGCGGCGTCAACGAGAACCTCGCCATCCTGCTGCTCGCCGCCAAGTACGGCGTGCCGGTCTGCCCGCACGCCGGGGGCGTGGGCCTGTGCGAACTGGTGCAGCACCTCTCGATGTTCGACTACGTCGCCCTGACCGGCACCACCGAGGACCGCGTCATCGAGTACGTCGACCACCTCCACGACCACTTCCTGGACCCCGTGGTGATCCGCGACGGCCGCTACACGGCCCCCAGCGCGCCCGGCTTCTCCGCCGCCATGCGGCCGGAGTCCATCGCGCGCTACACCTTCCCCGGCGGCACCTTCTGGGCCGCCGACCTGGCACAGCAGACACAGCAGAAGGGGCACGCGGCATGA
- a CDS encoding FadR/GntR family transcriptional regulator has translation MTQRAIERIKAMIAEGRLEPGQRLPTERDLAAGLGISRSSVREAIRALTVLGVLEARHGSGIYVTQLEAGDLLETFGVVADLTRGPRLVELLEVRRVLESTATALAAARITPERLAEVEKHLTAMNATDDPEEILAHDLAFHREIAAAAGNGTMAAILEGLSSRTFRARVWRGYQEEGAFARTRREHAAIFRALAAHDPEAARAAAASHVGEVEEWLRARLAG, from the coding sequence GTGACGCAGCGGGCCATCGAGCGGATCAAGGCGATGATCGCCGAGGGCCGGCTGGAGCCGGGCCAGCGGCTGCCGACCGAGCGGGACCTCGCCGCCGGGCTGGGCATCTCCCGCAGCTCCGTGCGCGAGGCGATACGCGCGCTCACCGTGCTCGGTGTGCTGGAGGCCCGGCACGGATCGGGCATCTACGTCACGCAGTTGGAGGCCGGCGACCTGCTGGAGACGTTCGGGGTGGTGGCCGACCTGACCCGCGGGCCGCGCCTGGTCGAGCTGCTGGAGGTGCGCCGGGTCCTGGAGTCGACGGCGACCGCGCTGGCGGCGGCGCGGATCACCCCGGAGCGGCTGGCCGAGGTGGAGAAGCACCTCACGGCCATGAACGCCACCGACGACCCGGAGGAGATCCTCGCCCACGACCTGGCCTTCCACCGCGAGATAGCGGCGGCCGCGGGCAACGGGACGATGGCCGCGATCCTGGAGGGCCTGTCCTCACGCACCTTCCGCGCCCGGGTCTGGCGCGGCTACCAGGAAGAGGGTGCGTTCGCCCGTACCCGCCGCGAACACGCCGCGATCTTCCGGGCGTTGGCGGCCCATGACCCGGAGGCGGCCCGCGCGGCGGCGGCGTCCCACGTCGGCGAGGTGGAGGAGTGGCTGCGCGCCCGGCTCGCGGGGTGA
- a CDS encoding L-rhamnose mutarotase, with protein sequence MRVALHTEVRADRVAAYEAAHREVPAALTAAIRAAGATSWTIWRSGTHLFHLLECEDYTRLLAALERLPVNVAWQARMADLLDVAHDYSRDGAGAGLPVVWELP encoded by the coding sequence ATGAGAGTCGCCCTGCACACCGAGGTGCGCGCCGACCGTGTCGCCGCCTACGAGGCCGCGCACCGGGAGGTGCCCGCCGCGCTCACCGCCGCCATCCGCGCCGCCGGGGCCACCTCGTGGACCATCTGGCGCAGCGGCACCCACCTGTTCCACCTCCTGGAGTGCGAGGACTACACCCGGCTCCTGGCCGCACTGGAGCGGCTGCCGGTCAACGTGGCCTGGCAGGCCCGCATGGCCGACCTGCTCGACGTCGCGCACGACTACTCCCGCGACGGCGCCGGAGCGGGCCTGCCCGTGGTGTGGGAGCTGCCGTGA